Part of the Sodalinema gerasimenkoae IPPAS B-353 genome is shown below.
GCGTGATGTTCAAATTACGCTGGATTTAGAGTTACAACGGGCCGTTGAGAGGGCCCTAGGAGATACCCAGGGGGCGATTGTGGCCATTGACCCTCGTGATGGGGCAGTGCGGGCAATGGTTAGCCGTCCGGCGTTTGACCCGAATATTTTTTCGGGGCGCATTACTGAGGCGGATTGGCAACGGCTACAGGCGGCTCGCTATCCCTTTGTCAACCGGGCGTTACAGGTGTTTCCCCCGGCGAGTACGTTCAAGATTGTTACCACCACGGCGGCGATCGAATCTGGGGCTTATCCTCCCCATACGGTTCTACCCACCTATCCTTACATCACCGCAGGGGGGATTCAATTCTGGGATTGGAACCGGTCTGGCTTTGGTCCGTTGAGTTTTGAGGGAGCCATGGCCTGGAGTAGTGATACGTTCTTTTATCAGATTGCGCAACGGATTGGTGGTGATGTGTTGATTGATTGGACGCGTCGCTATGGTTTTGGTCGTAAAAGTGGTATTGAGTTAGCGGCAGAGGAATCGCCTGGCTTGGTTCCTGATGCGGCATGGAAGGAGCGGGTGTTAGGGGAAGGTTGGTATCAGGGGGATACGATTAATATGTCCATTGGCCAGGGCTATTTACAGGCCTCACCTCTACAACAGGCCATGATGATGGCGGTTCCGGCGAATGGGGGGTATATGGTCCGCCCCCATTTGCGCAGTTTGGATGTGGATGTGAGTTATTGGCGTGAATCGATGAATCTCAGCCAGGACACCATTGATGTATTGAGACGGGGGTTACGCCAGGTGATTACGGATGGTACGGCGACCAATATCAATACGTCTGATATACCACCCTTTGCAGGGAAAACAGGCACGGCGGAAGCTCAACCGAACCCCTCTCATGCTTGGTTTGCTGCCTATGCTCCCCTCGATGACCCAGAAATTATTGTGGTGGCGCTTGGGGAACATGCGGGTAAAGGGGGCGGGGCGTTTGCGGCTCCGATGGTGCTTGAGGTGTTAAGGGATTATTTTGGGCAGGAAGGCAATAGGGGGGAAGAAGGCAGTAGGCAGTAGGCAGTAGGCAGTAGGGGGGAACCCACCCCTGCTCCTCTCAGGAGGGGAAAGACGTAGGGGCGTACCCTTGTGGTCGGTGAGCGATAGTCGAACCGTGGTCGCCCTCTTCGGGTAATGGGCAATGGGCAATGGGCAATAGGGGAACCACTAGCTGTAGAGGAAGCATTGACTGAGTTTTTCGTCTAGGGTCTTGAGGGTGCGCCAGAGTTCGAAGCCTTTGGCCCAGCGGCGGGAGGGGAGATGGCCGACGGGGGCTTTGAGACTGTAGGTGAAGTCTAGGGAGGGCGATCGCGCGGCCGAGAGTTTCCAGCCGATGGTGGCGCAAAATAAGGGGTAGTCTCTACCCGTCTGTTGATAGATTTGCTGCTGGACGGTGAAGCCGAAGCGATCGCCCGAATGGAACCGCCAGAGGTAGTCTAGGGTCTGTAAATCGGTACAGGGCAAGGCTTCAATATCCCGAGGCGCAAGATGACCGCTTGGGGTTCCGTGGGCGGCTCGACAGAGTAGTTTATGGGTAAGGAAATCGGCGGCTTCCCAACGTTGCCGTCGTAATAAAGTCCACAGTTCACTGTAGTCTAACCCCACCTCTGAGGGCAGGGGAACATCGGGGGTTTTGTAAAAGAGTTGATCGATTAGGGATAGGCGAGGACGAGTGCGGGGGACCCGTTCTAGGACGATCTCGGGTTTGGGGAGTCGAGGCCGTTGATGCGGTTTGGGGCGGGCAAGGGTCGGAGGAGCTTCGGGGGCAGGAGGTGGGGTTGGGGTCTTGAGGGCAGCGATGACCTCCTTGGCGGCGTGAAAACGATCACTGAGAGGGGTTTCGAGTAATTTGTTTAAAATATCGGTCAGTTGAGGGCTGATTCGATGGGTGAGGGGGAGAGAACGTTGCCAATCCCAACGTCCCCCGACAATGTCATAGAGTTCTAAGGGGGAAATCCCGGTCATGAGACGGGCACAAGTCACGCCCAAACTATAGAGGTCACTGGCGGGAAAGGCTTGACCCCGAGTTTGTTCAGGGGCCATGTATTCGGCACTGCCGACGGCGGTATAACTGGACTCCGTTGGCTGCTCTTCGATGACTTTGACAACGCCAAAGTCAATTAAAAACAGTTGTCCATCGCGACGACGGCGCATGATGTTATCGGGTTTGATGTCGCGGTGGATACTATGTTGTTCGTGAATGTAGTCTAAAACCGGCAACAGTTGCCCCAGGAGGTCGCGAATCTGAGACTCGTCAAAGGTGCCCGTATTTTGGAGTTCTTCGCTGAGGGTCTGTCCCTCAATCCACTCCTGGACGAGATAAAAATAGCCTTTTTGCTCAAAATGGGCGAAGAGGGTGGGAATTTGAGGATGTTGTCCCAAGCGATGGAGATTTTCGGCTTCCCGATGGAACAGTTCCAGCATCTTCGCCCCAAGCTCACCGGTCCTGTTTTGCGGATGTAGCTGTTTAACGACGCACCGAGGATGGGAGGGTAAATCGCGATCGATGGCGAGATATGTTTTGGCGAAACCACCACGACCAAGGGGTTGCATGACTTGGTAGCGATCGCGCAAAATCAGGGCATGACCGCAGCTTTGACAGTATTGGGCTGAGTCGGGATTTTGCGGCTTAGCACAATGACGATTGACACAATAGCTCATAGCCAAGGAGGGGGGTAGGCAGTTTTCTCCAGGATACTCGCTCACCCCCCAAATTTGGGTAGTTCGCGTCAACGTTGCAACGGCGCTATTTTTGACTGGCGCTCTACTTCAGCAGCAAGGCCACTTCTTTGGCGAAATAGGTCAAAATCAAGCTCGCTCCGGCCCGTTTGATGCTGACGAGGGTTTCTAACATGACCTTTTTCTCGTCAATCCAGCCCTTTTCTCCGGCAGCTTTAATCATGGCATATTCACCACTGACGTTATAAGCTGCCACGGGAACGTCGGTGACATCGCGAATTTGGCGA
Proteins encoded:
- a CDS encoding serine/threonine-protein kinase, yielding MSYCVNRHCAKPQNPDSAQYCQSCGHALILRDRYQVMQPLGRGGFAKTYLAIDRDLPSHPRCVVKQLHPQNRTGELGAKMLELFHREAENLHRLGQHPQIPTLFAHFEQKGYFYLVQEWIEGQTLSEELQNTGTFDESQIRDLLGQLLPVLDYIHEQHSIHRDIKPDNIMRRRRDGQLFLIDFGVVKVIEEQPTESSYTAVGSAEYMAPEQTRGQAFPASDLYSLGVTCARLMTGISPLELYDIVGGRWDWQRSLPLTHRISPQLTDILNKLLETPLSDRFHAAKEVIAALKTPTPPPAPEAPPTLARPKPHQRPRLPKPEIVLERVPRTRPRLSLIDQLFYKTPDVPLPSEVGLDYSELWTLLRRQRWEAADFLTHKLLCRAAHGTPSGHLAPRDIEALPCTDLQTLDYLWRFHSGDRFGFTVQQQIYQQTGRDYPLFCATIGWKLSAARSPSLDFTYSLKAPVGHLPSRRWAKGFELWRTLKTLDEKLSQCFLYS
- the mrdA gene encoding penicillin-binding protein 2 is translated as MTSIPSNGYGSRTNQRSIGSLVQSVLMMVSITVVMVGGIGARLAYLQLIQGTRNRQLAENNRIRLIPTQPVRGNIFDRNGKILATSSLSHTVYLWPLAQPPELWPDTIERLCEIINIPPEQILDRLNQAGYNSALPIRVARRLTPAQVIALTEYGPQLPGIEVNVEAVRHYPHGRLAAHVLGYTGEISDENLSRLEAQPDNKYRLGDIVGQMGVEAAFENELQGEWGGRQVEVDSRGQVLRVLGEKQAQGGRDVQITLDLELQRAVERALGDTQGAIVAIDPRDGAVRAMVSRPAFDPNIFSGRITEADWQRLQAARYPFVNRALQVFPPASTFKIVTTTAAIESGAYPPHTVLPTYPYITAGGIQFWDWNRSGFGPLSFEGAMAWSSDTFFYQIAQRIGGDVLIDWTRRYGFGRKSGIELAAEESPGLVPDAAWKERVLGEGWYQGDTINMSIGQGYLQASPLQQAMMMAVPANGGYMVRPHLRSLDVDVSYWRESMNLSQDTIDVLRRGLRQVITDGTATNINTSDIPPFAGKTGTAEAQPNPSHAWFAAYAPLDDPEIIVVALGEHAGKGGGAFAAPMVLEVLRDYFGQEGNRGEEGSRQ